The Eublepharis macularius isolate TG4126 chromosome 12, MPM_Emac_v1.0, whole genome shotgun sequence genomic sequence gagccaagagTTGCAGCAGGcgcgtcccccccacccccgcttctcACTAGGAAGGTGGAACGGTCCAGAGGCGCTTCGTGAGAAAGCAGGTCTGGTTCTTGGCACATAAGACCCATCAGAACGACGTGTGGCAGAGGAGGAGACAAACTCCGTGCGGGGGAGGacagcgggggggaggggggttgcaaaAGTTGTTTTGAAACTCCTGTGGCCACGCATtgcagacgggggggggggagtgggcggCAAGCAGCCAGCACTGCTGCTCCACAAAACCAAAAGGCACAACACCCGGGGACAAGCCTTGGATGCCCGAGACGTCTAGGAAGTTCTGCGGTGTGGCATTTTACCCGCTTTCTctctggtggcccccaccttgtggactGCTCTGCCTGAAAAGATCAGGgaagcccccacgctcctggctctCTGCAAagagtgcaaaactgaattattctaggggggctttctacccagattatagggctgcgtCCTGAGTAGGACAGAGACACACCTGGGGAAGAGATGGACTACAGGCTCTGCTACTGGGTTCTGCCTGCTGAAGATCTGCTCCTGCCAGGGAGTTTCCAGGTTGCTAAACATGCTGTGTTAATTTGTTGCTCTTGGTTTCAGAAAGTTTTAATCTCTTGTGTTTAGCTTTATGCTTATTTTGACATTTTCTGCTACCATCCCCTACTGTCTCTGTTCACTGAATATCCCAGCTGGATTCTAGtgcattttgctcagtgaatgtcgaGTTTGGTGGCTGTCTTGTATTCAcgtgcactgtgtaatccgccttgggtctcagtgagaaaggaggacaacCGAACAAGACTCATTCGCCCACTGCTGGGCGTGCCGGTCTTGGCTGGGGAGGGCAGTCCTCGAGGGCAGAATCACCCCAGCTGctctggtggagcctggaggctGCAGGTGCCTCCTGGGGGGCACCAGGGGCTCCCCATCTCCTCTGGCCTGCCCAGCGCTCATGACGCAGGATCCGGAAGCTGTTGGCTGCCGAGTTGTCTCTGCCCAGCCAAGGTGGATCAGCCTGTAGataggaggaaggggaggggcgcTGATGGCATCTGTGGACTGAGGGGGCAGCAGGAAGATGATGAAAGCCACACAACCCTGTGGGGGCATCACAGGGGTGccgccaacatggctacccacctgaaaccatcttGGTTGTGCCCAGAGAAAAGTATTCTGTGGAGCGTGATTTAGTTCTGAACTTTTAGACGGTGTGCTTGGTCGGGCAGGGACTCGATCTTGCTCCCTTCCTCAGTGAACTTCTGGGTCCGCTGAAAATGACATGTCCAATGTAAATGATAAGCTGCAGAGGACAACGCAGAGAGAAGGGGCCTCTCAACCGCTTTCTCCCTTGTGGTCCCCCCACTGAGGCATCACGCTGGAGAAACACCCAGTTTTTCCAGTGTCAGGCATGGAAGGCTGGCACAGGGCTTCCCTGGCACAGGGCAGTTTTATACTCTGGGGAGGGAGGCTGGGCCGGGAGCTCTTGCCAGTCTCCAGACTGGCAAAGACTGACCCAGAAAGCAGGAGCCTGGTGTTGCAGGGAAAGGGTCTGTGCCGACTTAACCGAAAGTGGTGGAAGCAAAGGGCCCCTCAAGGTTGCtgcagggttggggagggggcggCGGATCCCATCGGAAGCAGCCTCTTCTGCACAaagttttcctccccccctccaaaaactcttccatttttattaaaaggggaCATAATCCTGCCCCCAAACCTTGCTGAATGACTCTGGAAAATTTGGTGTACATTGTAAGATTGTTAAACTTCAGGAatgctactttttaaaataaaatcatgttTATTTGCCCAGGaacaccccctgcccccgctttgCCCACAGGTCTCCTGGGATCCCCATGACTTGCCATGGCCTCTGCAAGCCTCTCCCCCTGAAGCAgggcagaggaggggggggggggcgcttggctgcctgctcttctggacaggggTCAAGGGAAAGTTTTGGCATCTGTCTAAAATACATAATTGAAAATAAATCTCCCTGCAGTGAGACATGCCACACAGACAGGATGGTTAGGGggtattctgcccccccccaacattcaACTGCTTCGGGTGCAGAGGTGGCAGGGCCGCTTCCCTAACCCTCCTGGGATCTGCGGCTCACGAAGATGTGTTCCGATTTCAGCAATGGaagaaaagcttccctttctCCGGTCTCCCTTCCCTAAGCCACATCCTTTCAGCCTCATTCCCCCCTTCAGTAAAAGGAGACAgcaataaagaaatcagaagaagattgagactcagaagagcagctgcGAAGGAGCCAGAAAAGATCCTCCAAGATAAAGgtctctctctgggaaccaagatcaagataatccaaactacggtattccccattatggACGTggaagctggacaatgaagaaagctgactggaatgatgatgatgatgatgatgataataatacttgatttatataccacccttcaggacaacttaacacccactcagagcgttttacaaagtgtgttatcctcaccacaatcaccctgtgaggtgggtggggctgagagagctctgacagagctgtgaccaacccaaggtcacccagctggcttcaagcagaggagtggggaatcaaacctggttcttcagattagagtcccgacgctcttaaccactacaccaaacatttgcaatgtggtgctggaggagagttttttgGCTACCACAGATGGCCAAAAATATAAATTAAGTGGATACTTGAtgtaatcaagcctgaattctccctaaaagctaaaaacgacaaaactgaggctattgtaatttggtcgcatcatgagaagacaagattcactggaaaagtcaataatgctggggaaagtggaaggcgggaggaaaagaggaagacccaacatgagattgGCTGGACTCAGTCgaagaagccacagcctccagttggCAGAGgatctcagcaagtctgttaaggagaGGGCGTTTTGGAGGCGTTCCTCCACATGCCGTCACTCACCAGAGAACCAGCAGAAGGCGGGCAGGGCTGCAACTCTGCGTTGGGTCCCAGGGTGCTGTGCATCCTTTACAGCAGCGGGAGTTAACACACCATGCTATAAAACCCACACTGATCCACATGCTCCAAAGGTATGTGCAGTCACCGTAGCGGCAGAGATTCCCCAGGGCAGCCCCCCCCATTTTCAAAAATCCAGCCATTTAGCTATATTGGCACATCACTATAGCATCGCAACCCTCTCTTTGTGCCGGATCTTTGTATCCTCAGATTTAAAAAGAActttccattgtggagaaaagcctttccccttatatgtCTGCAACGAAAAAGACAAAAGGCGTACTTTTCTGGCAAAAAATAATTCATGGCAGGCAGTCCTTACAAGGTGGGAAggcgcccccccctcccccctcccgggAGCCGGCTAGGCGTCGGGCCCGGGCTCGCAGGCGCGGGCCAGCTCCCCCAGCTTGAGGCGGGCGTAGTCCACGCGGTTGAGCGCCATCTGGCAGTCCTTGCGGGCCGAGTAGCTGGAGCCCTCGTGGGGCTGCCCGGTGGCCAcctgccgggggcggggggagagagagagagagttgggaGGGCGGagtcaggggggagggaggggccaCCCGCCGCCCCCGCCCCGCGGCCCCGCCCACCTGCGTGAGGTAGCGGATCTGGGCCGAGAGCTCCGCCTCCACCTTCTGCACGGCGGCAGCGAACTGCCCGGCCTGGCGCTCCAGCAGCCGCTCGTTGGGCTTCTCCTTCGACAGCTCCAGGATCACCgtccctgcgggggggggggaggaggagggcgccGGTGACGTCAGAGGCCGAGGGCGGGGCCAGGCCGGGAGCCCCGCCCCCGGGGAGCCCCGCCCCTCGCCGGCCGCTCACCCGCGCACTGCAGCGCCGCACCGATCTCCCGCTCCAGCTCCTCCAGCAGACGGAGCCGCTCGTTGGCCAGGCCCAGGCTGtacgccccgccgccgccgcctgccaCGGCCCCGGCCGCCGCGCCCGACGCCATGTGCGGCCCTCGCCGGCTGCCGTCGCTCCGCCCCGCGAGTAGCGCATGCGCAACGCGGCTCGCGCTCGCGCTCGTGCGCTTAATCCCACAACGCCTCCGGCGAGAAGGGCGCACTCACGTGACCCGGAGCGGCGGCGGGCGGAAGACGGGCATGCAGCGCGCGGCCTGGAGGCAGCACGTGCAGCAGGCGCTGGAACGACGCGAGGGGCGCGCGGGGCGCCTGCGCGGGCTGGTGGAGCGCCGTGAGTCCCGGGCACGGGCGGGCGGCTGAACGGCCGGCGGGGGCGCGCCTCGACCTCCCCCGACGCCCCTGACCGCCGCctctgctctgcccccccccgcccagatGAGACGCTGCAGGACCGCCTGGAGACACTGCTGGGCGGCGCCGGCGCCGGAGCCGAGTAAGCGCGCGGGAGGAGGGCGGCGGGGCGGGAGCAGGCTAGCGCCCCCGGTGACGCCCCCgctttccccccacccaggcACCTGCTGGCGGCGGTGGAGCTGCGCCGAGAGCGGGAGGAGGTGAGTTCCTCCGGCCTCTGAGCGCGACCGGAGCCCGCCGGGGAGCCTCCCCCGCCCGAGGCAGTCTACCCCGGAGAGCCCTGTCGGGAGGGCCCGGGGAAGGCCGCGTGCAGCCGGAGGGCCCGGCCTCACTCTCCCGCTCCCCCGCAGCTGCGCCAGCAACTCGCAGTGGCCACCCAGAGCCTGGAGCGGGCCGAAGCGGAGACCCGGGAGCAGCGGGCCAGGTGGGAGCGGCGCGGGGCGGGGCGGCGGGGCTCTTCCCGGGGGTGCCCTCCGCGAGACCTCCGAGTGAGGGGCGGGCTCTCGCTCGCTCGCCTGCCCTCCGCTCCCGACGGCTGCGGTGCTCTTGCAGGGCGCAGCGCCTGGCCCGGGACCTGGGGGCTCTTCGGCACCAGCACCAGGAGCTGCAGGGCCGGGCCTGGGCGCTCTCCCGGGAGGCGGAGGAGCTGCGCGCGGAGCTGCACCGGGCGCGGCAGGAGCGGCTGGAGCTGGAGGCGCGCTGGGTGCGCGAGAAGGCGCGGGAGGCACAGCGGCTGAACTGCGCCAACGAACAGCGGGAGAAGTAAGCGGCCGGTGGGGCCccgtgcccacccaccccccccccgcctcggcAGGCGCCCCTCCATGGCCCCTTCCCGGCCAGGCTCCTGCTTCAGCTCCGGGGCTGGCGCTGGCTGTGGGGTGCCAGGCTGTGCTTGGCCTGGGGCCCTCCTGCCGGGAGCGCCGCCTCTTCTTCTCCCGTGCTCCCCTCCACAGTACCTACTGTGGGCCTGCTGAGGCTGCTATCCTGGGACCGGGCAAGATCCGCAGGGGCTGCGCACCTTGTGCTCCCTGTTGCACTCCCGCATTGTGCAACCGCCCGCCTGAGCAtcatggaaggcagctccagaaaGGCTCCCGAGGACACTTGGGAAGGGGCTGGAAGGGCACAGCCTGCCTGCCGCTCAAGAACACCTGCTCAGGGGGATGTATTGTTGCTTTTGCGTGCGCTTCTTCAACCTGGCAGCCTCCTTTCTCTGGACTGCCAGGTCCTGCTCTGTAGAGGGTTTTTCACTTGAAGTGGTCTTCGGTTCTGCAGTCCTCGCCCCACTGCTTATCTGCTGTTTGCTTTTGTAATCCAGCTTGAggctcggtgagaaaggcgggctgcAGACAGAGTTAGTAGGTGGTCTCTGGGTCTGACCTCTTCCTGCTCGCTTTCCGCAGGTATCAGCGGAAGGTGAGCCGCCTCCTGGAGAAGCTGGAGAGGGCCAGAGGAGCGCCTGTGCTGTAAGCGCTGCCCCCTTCCTCCACTGCCAGCCATGGGCAGCCCAAGAGTGACATGGCGGGTTATTTTGCTGTCATGTCCCAGGAGGgaggtacatttttaaaaaaacagcacgtTGTGAAAAAGGTGCCCTTTAAAAAATACCTCCTGGGCCTGGAAAGGTCTACAGGGAGGCAGTTTTGCCTTGTTGTTCAGAGAGCCTGACATGCGTCTACTTGCAGTTTGGAATTCAACCCCTGTGACCTGGGGGGCTCCTAGCAGTAGATGCCTTCTCAAAGCCCCAGATCCAGCCCTCTGGGAGACTACCCCCATCTCCAGCCACGTAAGCTCTCACTTGCACTCTCTGTTCAGCATTCCCAGGACAGGCCTCAGAATGGCTGTCAGCGATGCCAACCGCAGTGCGTCTTGGGAGGAAGCTGAAACGGTAGGCAGGGAGCCCCTGGGCCAATGGCTCTCCTGGGTGGGGGGAGCCTGGAACATAGGGAATTTGGGGCAACCAGCAGCAAATTGGGTGGGGCTTAGAGCCGTGTAGCTGAAcgtatccccccctcccctcactttGCAAAGAAGCCCTGGAATGGTCTTTTCCTGCCCCGAGAATGTGAGGCGAGGACAGAACTTTGCAGTTTGTCTCACTCAGTGCCGTGGGGCTAGCTTTGGAGTTTCCATGCCCAGGAGAGAGCGATGCGCCTGTTGCTTCTGCGCCCTGGCAGTGGAACTCGGGAAATGGCTCTGGTTTTTATCGGGACTTTGTTTTCTGCGATGTAGGCTGCAGCCATTGGGCAGGTGGAGGCCGTCCCCCCAAGCACTTCTTCCCCTGTGGGATGGGACAGAACTCACCCCAGCAGCACAGGTAAGAGTGTACAGAGTAACCCTCCGCACGTGCAGGGACTCGGCTGCTGTGGGTGACTGACCACTCTCTCTGTTGTTGCTGCAGGTGCGGAAGTGTGGAACAGCTTGGCGGGTGCTGCAGACTCCTGAACTGGAAAAGGGCGGGGCACAAAGGGAGCCTggcgcaggggtggggggcaacaagCAGGGTATCCCTTttatgcgggggtggggggtcacgAATAAAAGCTTGTGAAGCAGCAAGACACAAACTCTGCCACTGAAGGGGTGCCTACGAGTGAGTGATTTTATGGGAATGGAATCTGCAAATGAGGCAGGAGAACTGCTGGCCCAGAGGCTGAGAGGGCAAGATGGCGTACCACACAAAGGAAGGACCAGGCCCCACTCTGAAGTACTGAGTTTTATTCCTTTGCAGCCGGTGGCCTAACCTCCCACCCAGCTCTGCAGGCCTGGGAGCCAGGACTCAGGCAGGTGGCAGCCCTGGCTGGATGGCTCCTttgcttcctcctccctctcttgaTACCAAACAAAgtgtccggggggggggagggggggagggaagacaCACAGTGGGGCTGAGGCAGAAGGCAGCGAATGCCCAAGGAGGGCTCCAGTGCACAGGGGGTGGCTGTCCCCAAACATTAAAATCCATCAGGAAAACGgcagcagggggaggaaggaTGCGCCCGAGGACCCCCCCCCACAGTCACAttaaaagcccccccccacagcacAGAAGACACAAGGTGAGGGGCAAATGGCTCCTGCAACTGGAGGGGAAAGTAATAAAAAAcattcacggggggggggggccgatcccaggcaggggggggggctctcctagCAGAAATGGTCATCGTCTTCCTTGTCATCCTTCAAGCCCTTTAAGCGCAGGCGGGCAAAGTCTTCAAAAACGATGTCATCATCCTGTCCGTAGCTacagggagaggagagagagagagagcaaggcaAGGGGGCCTTCCCACAAGCTCTCTcaacctctgccccccccccaccacacacccgATTCCACAGAACTGAGCTGAGGAGGGGCTTCTCAGGGGCGGGATCCACACGTTTTGGCCTCTCTGAGGGC encodes the following:
- the LOC129340024 gene encoding autophagy-related protein 16-1-like translates to MCGPRRLPSLRPASSACATRLALALVRLIPQRLRREGRTHVTRSGGGRKTGMQRAAWRQHVQQALERLPGTGGRLNGRRGRASTSPDAPDRRLCSAPPRPDETLQDRLETLLGGAGAGAEHLLAAVELRREREELRQQLAVATQSLERAEAETREQRARAQRLARDLGALRHQHQELQGRAWALSREAEELRAELHRARQERLELEARWVREKAREAQRLNCANEQREKYQRKVSRLLEKLERARGAPVLIPRTGLRMAVSDANRSASWEEAETAAAIGQVEAVPPSTSSPVGWDRTHPSSTGAEVWNSLAGAADS
- the MED11 gene encoding mediator of RNA polymerase II transcription subunit 11; protein product: MASGAAAGAVAGGGGGAYSLGLANERLRLLEELEREIGAALQCAGTVILELSKEKPNERLLERQAGQFAAAVQKVEAELSAQIRYLTQVATGQPHEGSSYSARKDCQMALNRVDYARLKLGELARACEPGPDA